One window of the Deltaproteobacteria bacterium genome contains the following:
- the recG gene encoding ATP-dependent DNA helicase RecG yields MTLAEPARSQLGAVCAALEAFVRHPPPDRLAWARALRELVGGLGAVPLAAAPGPATSAPVPASARPVQCAAPATAVPAAVAAQVPPYQRSGGDLAAGLEALKQPVQFVRGVGPQRAEQFRKLGLRTVEDLLYHLPFRYEDRRAVCTVRELRLGEEGSVIGEIAHLAERFVGRSQRRILEGALKDDSGLLALTWYHQVAYFKNRYRLGQRCLVHGKVEAGPTGMKRMVHPEIDLEAEAQGQGILPVYNKPAAMSVGVMRKIVQQAVSEYGARVPSALPESITRPRQVLDLTRALRIVHQPAREMDVAQLNAFASSGHRSLVFDELFYLQLGLGLKRRAIAIEDGRALARRGHLTDRLAQQLSFPLTKAQQRVIKEIYQDMAAPHPMHRLVQGDVGSGKTIVALFAALVAVENDLQAAFMAPTELLAEQHFNTIGRWCEALGVRAALLTGEQPRATRRTLERELAAGEIQIAVGTHALIQESVRFKAVGLSIIDEQHRFGVMQRAALRGLGGDAGEPPPDVLLLSATPIPRTLALTLYGDLDVSVLDEMPPGRQPVRTLVLREHDRPKVYTLVKRELDAGRQGYVVYPLVDASDKAALRDATTMANELARTVFAGYRVGLIHGRMKGAEKEQVMRRFKAGELQLLVSTTVIEVGIDVPNATVMAIEHAERFGLAQLHQLRGRVGRGGEASTCILVGPAYAGDEAYRRLKAMERTSDGFKIAEIDLQIRGPGDFIGTRQSGLPDFRAANLLRDSRVLDDARRAAQEWLQLDPALRTPESAALRAVLQHRWAGRLGLAEIG; encoded by the coding sequence ATGACGCTGGCCGAGCCGGCGCGCTCACAACTCGGCGCCGTATGCGCCGCGCTCGAAGCCTTCGTGCGGCACCCGCCCCCCGATCGCCTCGCCTGGGCGCGCGCGCTGCGAGAGTTGGTGGGCGGGCTTGGCGCCGTTCCCCTCGCCGCCGCACCCGGGCCAGCGACCAGCGCCCCGGTGCCGGCTTCGGCTCGGCCGGTGCAGTGTGCCGCCCCGGCAACAGCCGTGCCCGCAGCCGTCGCGGCGCAAGTACCGCCGTATCAGCGTAGCGGCGGGGATCTCGCCGCTGGCCTGGAAGCGCTCAAGCAGCCGGTGCAGTTCGTGCGCGGCGTCGGGCCGCAGCGCGCTGAGCAGTTCCGGAAACTCGGCCTGCGCACGGTCGAAGATCTCCTGTATCACTTGCCGTTTCGTTACGAGGACCGGCGTGCGGTGTGCACGGTCCGCGAGCTGCGCCTAGGCGAAGAGGGCAGTGTGATCGGCGAGATCGCACACTTGGCCGAGCGCTTCGTCGGACGCAGCCAGCGCCGCATCTTGGAAGGCGCACTCAAAGACGACAGCGGTTTGCTCGCGCTCACTTGGTACCACCAGGTCGCCTACTTCAAGAACCGCTACCGCCTCGGCCAACGTTGTCTGGTGCACGGCAAGGTCGAGGCCGGGCCCACCGGGATGAAGCGCATGGTGCACCCCGAGATTGATCTCGAAGCCGAAGCGCAGGGGCAAGGTATTCTGCCGGTCTACAACAAGCCGGCGGCGATGAGCGTCGGCGTCATGCGCAAGATCGTGCAGCAAGCGGTGAGTGAATACGGCGCGCGTGTTCCCAGCGCTCTGCCCGAAAGCATCACCCGGCCGCGGCAGGTGCTCGACCTGACGCGGGCGCTGCGCATCGTGCATCAGCCCGCGCGGGAGATGGACGTGGCGCAGTTGAACGCCTTTGCTTCGAGCGGACATCGCAGCCTGGTGTTCGATGAACTCTTCTATCTCCAGCTCGGGCTCGGTTTGAAGCGGCGGGCGATTGCGATCGAAGACGGGCGCGCGCTCGCACGCCGCGGCCATCTCACCGATCGGCTGGCGCAGCAGTTGTCCTTCCCGCTCACCAAGGCGCAGCAGCGTGTGATCAAGGAGATCTACCAGGACATGGCCGCGCCGCATCCGATGCATCGGCTGGTGCAAGGCGACGTCGGCAGCGGCAAGACCATCGTGGCGCTGTTCGCCGCGCTGGTGGCGGTGGAGAACGACTTGCAGGCCGCCTTCATGGCGCCGACGGAGCTGCTGGCGGAGCAACACTTCAACACCATCGGCCGCTGGTGTGAGGCGCTGGGCGTGCGCGCGGCGCTGCTGACGGGCGAGCAGCCGCGGGCAACGCGCCGCACGCTGGAGCGCGAGCTGGCCGCGGGCGAGATTCAGATCGCCGTCGGCACCCACGCGCTGATTCAGGAGAGCGTGCGCTTCAAAGCCGTCGGCCTGAGCATCATCGACGAGCAGCACCGTTTCGGGGTGATGCAGCGGGCGGCGCTGCGTGGCCTCGGTGGCGATGCCGGCGAGCCGCCGCCCGACGTGCTGTTGCTCAGCGCCACGCCGATTCCGCGCACGCTGGCGCTCACGCTCTACGGCGACCTCGATGTCTCGGTGCTCGACGAAATGCCACCGGGCCGCCAGCCGGTGCGCACGCTGGTGCTGCGCGAGCATGATCGCCCGAAGGTCTACACCCTGGTCAAGCGCGAGCTCGATGCCGGGCGCCAAGGTTACGTCGTCTATCCGCTGGTTGACGCCAGCGACAAGGCCGCCCTGCGCGACGCCACCACCATGGCCAACGAGCTCGCGCGCACGGTGTTCGCAGGCTATCGCGTCGGCCTCATCCACGGCCGCATGAAGGGCGCGGAGAAAGAGCAGGTGATGCGCCGCTTCAAGGCCGGCGAGCTGCAGCTGCTGGTGAGCACAACCGTGATCGAAGTCGGCATCGACGTGCCCAACGCGACGGTGATGGCGATCGAGCACGCCGAGCGCTTCGGCTTGGCACAGCTGCACCAACTGCGCGGGCGCGTCGGACGCGGCGGCGAAGCTTCGACCTGCATCTTAGTGGGGCCGGCCTACGCCGGCGACGAGGCGTACCGCCGGCTCAAGGCGATGGAGCGCACCAGCGACGGTTTCAAGATCGCGGAGATCGATCTTCAAATCCGCGGTCCCGGCGACTTCATCGGGACGCGGCAATCGGGGCTACCCGACTTCCGCGCTGCCAACCTGCTGCGCGACAGCCGCGTGCTCGACGACGCCCGCCGCGCCGCTCAAGAGTGGCTGCAGCTTGATCCGGCACTGCGCACCCCTGAGTCGGCGGCCTTGCGCGCGGTGTTGCAACACCGCTGGGCCGGCCGGCTCGGGCTAGCCGAGATCGGCTGA
- the carB gene encoding carbamoyl-phosphate synthase large subunit, with protein MPKRTDLKSILLIGSGPIVIGQACEFDYSGTQACKALKEEGFRVILINSNPATIMTDPGFADRTYVEPITAEILERIIAAERPEALLPTIGGQTGLNMAIELAERGVLDRYGVELIGAKLPAIKMAEDRNLFKAAMERIGLDLPRSGYAHSLAEAQAIRHELGLPLIIRPSRTLGGTGGGVVTTEAAFEAVVSWGLDASPTNEVLVEESIAGWKEFELEVMRDGKDNVVIVCSIENFDPMGVHTGDSITIAPAQTLTDKEYQIMRDAALAIIREIGVDTGGSNIQFGVHPDNGRLVIIEMNPRVSRSSALASKATGFPIAKIAAKLAVGYTLDEIRNDITRETPACFEPTIDYVVTKIPRFTFEKFPAATDLLGPQMKSVGEAMAIGRTFKESLHKAIRSLEIDSYGFDDKGLGQHLEGAALDEKLATPNARRLWYIAAAYRAGYNTQRLFELSRIDPWFLENIRQIVACEDEIRQSGAPLAADLLRRAKAMGFSDIRLAQLTGGSEEDLRQRRLRAGVEPVYKMVDTCAAEFAAFTPYLYSSYDAEDESGVTDRKKVLILGGGPNRIGQGIEFDYCCVHAAFALKEDGYETIMVNCNPETVSTDYDTSDKLYFEPLTREDVLGIIAREQPLGVIVQFGGQTPLKLAVPLEQAGVRILGTSPDAIDRAEDRERFAVLLTRLGLRQPANGIARTVDEAVRVAAGIGYPVLVRPSYVLGGRAMEIVHEETALRGYMARAVDLAPDRPVLIDQFLEDAIELDVDAISDGELVVVGGIMEHIERAGVHSGDSACSLPPITISKAVQDEVRRQTQALARELEVIGLMNIQFAVKGDDVYILEVNPRASRTVPFVSKAIGVPLAKLAARVMLGRPLRELGFTAEVVPDHISVKEAVFPFTKFPNVDTLLGPEMKSTGEVMGIDSTFGAAFAKAQIAAGTMLPLGGTAFLSVPDEDKPRVLPIARRLVQEGFRLIATHGTAAYLSRHGVAVSGINKVAEGSPHIVDAIRGGSIAMVINTPMGIGSQQDSYSIRRSALECRVPYFTTVAAAAAAAEGVAWLRREALQVCPLQDHHRAAAGDDGANRAPRS; from the coding sequence ATGCCCAAACGCACTGACCTCAAGAGCATCCTCCTGATCGGCTCGGGCCCGATCGTCATCGGCCAAGCCTGCGAGTTCGACTACTCGGGCACGCAGGCCTGCAAGGCGCTCAAGGAAGAAGGCTTCCGGGTCATCCTGATCAACTCCAACCCGGCGACGATCATGACCGACCCCGGCTTTGCCGACCGTACCTACGTCGAGCCGATCACCGCCGAAATCCTGGAGCGCATCATCGCCGCCGAGCGCCCCGAGGCCTTGCTGCCCACCATCGGCGGGCAGACCGGGCTCAACATGGCCATCGAGCTGGCTGAGCGCGGCGTGCTCGATCGCTACGGCGTCGAGCTGATCGGCGCCAAGCTGCCGGCAATCAAAATGGCTGAGGACCGCAACCTCTTCAAAGCCGCGATGGAGCGCATCGGCCTCGACTTGCCGCGCAGCGGCTACGCCCACTCGTTAGCCGAAGCGCAAGCAATTCGCCACGAGCTGGGCTTGCCGCTGATCATTCGTCCCTCGCGTACGCTCGGCGGTACCGGCGGCGGCGTGGTCACCACCGAGGCTGCCTTCGAAGCAGTCGTAAGCTGGGGCCTCGATGCCTCGCCGACCAACGAGGTGCTGGTCGAGGAATCGATCGCCGGCTGGAAGGAGTTCGAGCTCGAAGTGATGCGCGACGGCAAGGACAACGTCGTCATCGTCTGCTCGATCGAAAACTTCGATCCCATGGGTGTGCACACCGGCGACAGCATCACCATCGCGCCAGCGCAGACCCTCACCGATAAGGAATACCAGATCATGCGCGACGCCGCGCTCGCCATCATCCGCGAGATCGGCGTCGATACCGGCGGCTCGAACATCCAGTTCGGCGTCCATCCCGACAACGGGAGGCTGGTAATCATCGAAATGAATCCGCGGGTCTCGCGCAGCTCCGCCCTGGCCAGCAAAGCCACCGGCTTCCCGATCGCCAAGATCGCCGCCAAGCTCGCCGTCGGCTACACCCTCGACGAGATCCGCAACGACATCACGCGTGAGACCCCGGCGTGTTTCGAGCCCACCATCGACTACGTGGTAACCAAGATCCCACGCTTCACCTTCGAGAAGTTTCCCGCCGCCACCGACCTGCTCGGGCCGCAGATGAAGTCGGTCGGCGAGGCCATGGCGATCGGCCGCACGTTCAAGGAGTCGCTGCACAAGGCCATCCGCTCGCTCGAGATCGACTCCTACGGGTTCGACGACAAAGGCCTGGGCCAGCACCTGGAGGGTGCTGCGCTGGACGAGAAGTTGGCCACGCCCAACGCTCGCCGCCTGTGGTACATCGCCGCCGCCTATCGCGCCGGGTACAACACGCAACGCCTGTTCGAGCTGTCGAGGATCGATCCGTGGTTCTTGGAAAACATCCGCCAGATCGTCGCCTGCGAAGACGAGATCCGACAGTCGGGCGCGCCGCTGGCTGCCGACTTGTTACGCCGCGCCAAAGCCATGGGCTTCTCCGACATCCGCCTGGCGCAGTTGACCGGCGGCAGCGAAGAAGACCTCCGCCAGAGGCGGCTGCGCGCTGGGGTCGAACCGGTCTACAAGATGGTCGACACCTGCGCCGCCGAGTTCGCCGCCTTCACTCCCTACCTCTACTCGAGCTACGACGCCGAAGACGAATCGGGCGTGACCGATCGCAAGAAGGTCCTGATCCTCGGCGGCGGGCCCAACCGCATCGGCCAGGGCATCGAGTTCGACTACTGCTGCGTGCACGCCGCCTTCGCACTCAAGGAGGACGGCTACGAGACCATCATGGTCAACTGCAACCCCGAGACCGTCAGCACCGACTACGACACCTCGGATAAACTGTACTTCGAGCCGCTCACGCGTGAGGATGTCCTCGGCATCATTGCCCGCGAGCAGCCCTTGGGCGTGATCGTGCAGTTCGGCGGCCAGACGCCGTTGAAGTTGGCCGTGCCGCTGGAGCAGGCCGGCGTGCGCATCCTCGGCACCTCGCCCGACGCCATCGATCGCGCCGAGGATCGCGAGCGCTTCGCCGTGCTGCTGACCCGCTTGGGCTTGCGCCAGCCGGCCAACGGCATCGCCCGTACGGTTGACGAGGCCGTGCGCGTGGCGGCCGGCATCGGCTACCCGGTGCTGGTGCGGCCATCGTACGTGCTCGGGGGGCGGGCGATGGAGATCGTGCACGAGGAGACCGCGCTGCGCGGCTACATGGCCCGGGCCGTGGACCTGGCGCCTGATCGGCCGGTGCTGATCGATCAGTTTCTCGAAGACGCCATCGAGCTGGACGTCGACGCCATCAGCGACGGCGAACTAGTCGTGGTCGGCGGGATCATGGAGCACATCGAGCGCGCCGGCGTGCACTCCGGCGACAGTGCCTGCTCGCTGCCGCCGATCACCATCTCCAAAGCGGTGCAGGACGAAGTCCGCCGGCAGACCCAGGCACTGGCGCGCGAGCTGGAAGTCATCGGCTTGATGAATATCCAGTTCGCCGTCAAAGGCGACGACGTCTACATCCTCGAGGTCAACCCGCGGGCCTCGCGCACGGTGCCGTTCGTCAGCAAGGCCATTGGTGTACCGCTGGCGAAACTGGCAGCGCGTGTCATGCTCGGACGCCCGCTGCGCGAACTGGGTTTCACCGCCGAGGTGGTGCCGGACCATATCTCGGTCAAAGAGGCCGTGTTCCCCTTCACCAAGTTCCCCAACGTCGACACCCTGCTCGGTCCGGAGATGAAATCCACCGGCGAGGTGATGGGAATCGACAGCACCTTCGGGGCGGCCTTTGCCAAGGCGCAGATTGCTGCCGGCACCATGCTACCGCTGGGTGGTACGGCCTTCCTCAGCGTGCCCGACGAAGACAAGCCGCGTGTGCTGCCGATCGCCCGGCGGCTGGTGCAGGAAGGCTTTCGTTTGATCGCCACGCACGGCACCGCGGCCTACCTCAGCCGGCACGGGGTGGCAGTCAGCGGCATCAACAAGGTCGCCGAGGGCAGCCCGCACATCGTCGATGCCATCCGCGGCGGCAGCATCGCGATGGTCATCAATACGCCGATGGGTATTGGGTCGCAGCAGGACTCGTACTCGATCCGCCGCAGCGCGCTCGAGTGCCGCGTGCCGTATTTCACCACCGTGGCGGCGGCGGCCGCTGCCGCCGAGGGGGTGGCGTGGCTGCGGCGCGAGGCGCTGCAAGTGTGCCCGCTGCAAGACCATCATCGTGCTGCCGCCGGCGACGACGGCGCTAATCGTGCCCCCCGGAGTTGA